Genomic DNA from Prevotella intermedia ATCC 25611 = DSM 20706:
TGTTTCGCCTTCCGTTACCTTATGGTAGAGTATTTGGTTGCTGCTTGTTTGCTGTGCAACCGAATTACGGCGAGAAGAGAAATCGGTGTTAGCCGTGTTATTGTTGTTGAAAGTTGTATTGCTGCGTCCTACACCTTGAATGTTCTCGCGCGAGTATCCAGGGCTTGCTGCGGTGCCGCGAAGTGCTGTCGCACGTACCGATTCGCTGTCCAATGTCTGTCTGCGGAACACGTAGAAGTCGCCCGTTACGTCCTGATTAGGGAAGTCGAAGAGCAGCGCAGGGTTAATTGCAACGCCTGCCAAACGTGTTTCAAAGTGGAGGTGAGAACCCGTAGAGCGTCCTGTGTTGCCACCGAGTGCGATGGGTTCGCCTGCTCTTACAGTCTGGTTTGCGTGGACAATCTGCTTTGAAAGGTGTCCGTAGTATGTTTCCAAACCGTTGTTATGGCGTATGATAACATATTTTCCATATCCTCTTGCATCATATCCTACGACACGAATCTTGCCTGAGAAGGCTGCTCGTATGGTGTCGCCGATATATACTTTAATGTCAAGACCTTTGTGAACACGTCCCCAACGGCGACCGTAGTTACTGGTAACAACTCGGCTTGGAGTAGGCATGTGGAAGCCACGCAAGTCGATTTTGTAGACATCGGGTAGGTATCCTTGTGCGTGAGTCTTTGATGTGCTCCAGTCGCTGTAAAGCATTGAAGCTGGATTTTCTATTTCTTCCGACTCTTGCAAACGGTTAATAACGATTGTGTCTAAAGCTTTTGCGCGTCGGTCTACAGGTGATTGGCGTGCAATCAGGTCTTGTGCGCACACGGGTGTTGCTACAAAACCCAACAAAGCCGATAAACCTAACGTTCTTACAATTTTCTTTAAAGTCATTATCTATTAATTACTATTTCGATTTCTATTAAACTGGAACAACCATTGCTGTTTCCAATATGTTGCTCTTAAATAGTTGAACAATACAAAAGGCCAACTAAATAATTCAAGAACGCTGCAAAGATAAGTAAATTCTCCTAAAGTCTTTTCCCTCTTAACAGTTTTTATTGTATCTAAAAATCAGCGAGTTGCCTTCGTTATATATTTGTATATTTACGTTTTATCCCCCTGTATTAGGCGTTTCAAGTCCTTTTTGAAAAACGTGTTTACGAAATAGCAGCCCAGTTGATATTAGCTTTTCTTAACTCTTTCAGCCTGTTCCATAGTAAGTTATATTCACTTTTTGAGCAGGTTGGGTCGTTGTCTATTATCTTCTTAGCCTCGTCGCGGGCAAGCTGTACCAACTGTCCGTCGCGGGCTATATCGGCAATTTTCAAGTCGAAAGCTATTCCGCTCTGCTGTGTTCCTTCAAGGTCGCCAGGGCCGCGGAGCTTCAAGTCGGCTTCGGCAATCTCGAATCCGTCGTTCGTATCGCACATTATGTCGATGCGCTTGCGCGTTTCGGTGGTTAGTTTTTGGCTCGTAACCAATATGCAATAGCTTTGTTCGGCACCTCTACCCACTCTGCCACGCAGCTGGTGGAGCTGCGACAAGCCAAAGCGTTGCGCATCTAAGATTACCATTACGCTGGCATTGGGCACGTTTACACCTACTTCTATTACGGTGGTGGCAACGAGTATCTGCGTCTGTCCTTCCACAAAGAGTTTCATTTCGGCTTCCTTTTCCTTGTCTTTCATCTTGCCGTGAATCTTGCTCATCTTATATTCGGGAAAGACTTCCTTCAGTGCCTCGTAGCCGCTTTCAAGGTTTTTAAGGTCTATCTTTTCGCTTTCCTTTATCAAAGGAAACACAATGTAGACCTGTCTGCCTAAGTTTATCTGCTTGCGAATGCCGTCGTAAAGGCTCGTTGTCTGCGTGTCGAACTTGTGAATGGTTTGTATCGGCTTGCGTCCAGGAGGCAGTTCGTCTATCACGCTCACATCTAAGTCGCCGTATATGGTCATTGCCAAGGTGCGCGGAATGGGGGTGGCAGTCATTACAAGTATGTGCGGTGGGTTCTCGTTCTTGCTCCACAGCTTTGCACGTTGTGCCACACCGAAGCGGTGTTGCTCGTCGATGACAGCCAAGCCGAGGTTGTTGAACTGCACCTTATCTTCTATAATGGCGTGCGTTCCCACAGCAATGTGAATGGAACCGTCGATGAGTCCGTCCATTACTTCCTTGCGCTTCTTGCCCTTTACGATGCCTGTGAGCAACTCTATGCGTATGTTCATACCCCATAAGAGGTCTTTTAGGGTCTGTAAATGCTGTTCGGCAAGTATTTCGGTGGGTGCCATCAGGCAAGCCTGAAAACCATTATCGACGGCTATGAGCATAGACATAAGCGCAACAAGGGTCTTTCCCGACCCTACATCGCCTTGCAAAAGACGGTTCATTTGCTGACCGTTTCCCATATCGGCACGTATTTCTTTCATCACCCGCTTTTGTGCATTGGTAAGTTCGAAGGGCAGGTTGTGCGAGTAGAACCAGTTGAACTGTGTGCCAACGGTTTTGAAATTGTAGCCACGATACTTACGACGGTGGTCGCTGGCATACCTTAATATATTCAGCTGAACGTAGAAAAGCTCTTCAAACTTTAGGCGAAGCTGTGCTTGCTGCGTATCTTCCACCGATTTGGGATAGTGGATTTTGCGCATCGCCTCGTCGCGGGAGATAAGGTGCAGGCGTTGTGTAATGAAGTCGGGTAGGGTTTCTGGTAATGGCGTTGCCAACTTTTCGATAAGCGTTTTCGTGAGTTTTTCGACGGCGTGCGATGTCATTCCCGACTTCTTCATTTTTTCGGTGGTCGTGTAAAACGGCTGCATACCCATATTGTTGAGCTGCAATTCCGAAGCGTCATCTATGTCCGGGTGTGTGAATTGAAAGCGTTGGTTGTACAAAGTGGGCTTTCCAAACACCACATACTCCTTGCCTATGAAATAGTTCTTGTAGATATATTGCGTTCCGTTGAACCAAACGAGGTCGCAAACGCCGTGCCCATCGGTGAAATGAGCGACGATACGCTTCTTCCGTCGCCCCATGTCGAACTCTTCAAAGCTAAGTATATGCCCCTTGATTTGCACAAATGGCATGTCGGGAACAAGCTCCGAGATGTGGTAAACCTTTGTG
This window encodes:
- a CDS encoding peptidoglycan DD-metalloendopeptidase family protein, which encodes MTLKKIVRTLGLSALLGFVATPVCAQDLIARQSPVDRRAKALDTIVINRLQESEEIENPASMLYSDWSTSKTHAQGYLPDVYKIDLRGFHMPTPSRVVTSNYGRRWGRVHKGLDIKVYIGDTIRAAFSGKIRVVGYDARGYGKYVIIRHNNGLETYYGHLSKQIVHANQTVRAGEPIALGGNTGRSTGSHLHFETRLAGVAINPALLFDFPNQDVTGDFYVFRRQTLDSESVRATALRGTAASPGYSRENIQGVGRSNTTFNNNNTANTDFSSRRNSVAQQTSSNQILYHKVTEGETLESIARQHGISKEQLCKLNHLGVYTKLVQGQILRYS
- the recG gene encoding ATP-dependent DNA helicase RecG; its protein translation is MDILQQDIMYLTGVGPRRREILKKELGICTYRDLLEYYPYKYVDRTKVYHISELVPDMPFVQIKGHILSFEEFDMGRRKKRIVAHFTDGHGVCDLVWFNGTQYIYKNYFIGKEYVVFGKPTLYNQRFQFTHPDIDDASELQLNNMGMQPFYTTTEKMKKSGMTSHAVEKLTKTLIEKLATPLPETLPDFITQRLHLISRDEAMRKIHYPKSVEDTQQAQLRLKFEELFYVQLNILRYASDHRRKYRGYNFKTVGTQFNWFYSHNLPFELTNAQKRVMKEIRADMGNGQQMNRLLQGDVGSGKTLVALMSMLIAVDNGFQACLMAPTEILAEQHLQTLKDLLWGMNIRIELLTGIVKGKKRKEVMDGLIDGSIHIAVGTHAIIEDKVQFNNLGLAVIDEQHRFGVAQRAKLWSKNENPPHILVMTATPIPRTLAMTIYGDLDVSVIDELPPGRKPIQTIHKFDTQTTSLYDGIRKQINLGRQVYIVFPLIKESEKIDLKNLESGYEALKEVFPEYKMSKIHGKMKDKEKEAEMKLFVEGQTQILVATTVIEVGVNVPNASVMVILDAQRFGLSQLHQLRGRVGRGAEQSYCILVTSQKLTTETRKRIDIMCDTNDGFEIAEADLKLRGPGDLEGTQQSGIAFDLKIADIARDGQLVQLARDEAKKIIDNDPTCSKSEYNLLWNRLKELRKANINWAAIS